The sequence GAAGGGGCGGGTAGGATGGGGCAAGTGAAGCGCTTCGCCCTGCTTCTACTGCTCGTCCTGCCCGCCCTCGCCCTCTCCCCGGAGGGCAGGCTCCAAGGCCCTGCCCTCGTCTTGACGGTGGTGGACGGGGACACGGTGGACCTCGAGGGCCTTGGCCCGGTGCGCCTCATCGGGGTGGATGCCCCGGAGAGCACCTACAACCACCGCACTTCGGGCCCCGAGGAGGTGAGGCTGGGCCTCGAGGCCAAAGCCTTCCTCGCCCGCCTGCTCCAGGGGAAGCGGGTGTGGGTGGAGCTTGATGTCCAGGAGCGGGACCGCTACCGGAGGGTGCTCGCGTACCTCTACCTGGAGGATCCCCGGGGGGACTGGACCCACGGGGGGCGGCGCTTCCTCCAGGTGAACCTGGAGCTCGTGCGGGCGGGATGGGCCGAGCCCTACACCGTGCCCCCCAACGTGCGCTACGCCCCGCTCTACCTCGAGGCCGCCCGGGAGGCCAGGGCGAGGGGGCTCGGGATGTGGGGAAGGGGAGCCTCCCCCAGCCCGCAAAGCCAGAAGGGGTGCGACCCGGCGTACCCCACGGTGTGCAATCCCCCGCCGCCCCCGGACCTGGACTGCAAGGACATCCCCTTCCGGGGCTTCAAGGTCCTGCCTCCGGATCCGCACCGCTTGGACCGGGACGGGGACGGGGTGGGATGTGAGGGAAGGTGGTTTACATCAGCCACTGACAGCTTCAGCCGTCAGCTTCGTACGGGTATGAAGCTGACGCGGAACCCTCTGGAGAGCCAT is a genomic window of Thermus islandicus DSM 21543 containing:
- a CDS encoding thermonuclease family protein, producing the protein MGQVKRFALLLLLVLPALALSPEGRLQGPALVLTVVDGDTVDLEGLGPVRLIGVDAPESTYNHRTSGPEEVRLGLEAKAFLARLLQGKRVWVELDVQERDRYRRVLAYLYLEDPRGDWTHGGRRFLQVNLELVRAGWAEPYTVPPNVRYAPLYLEAAREARARGLGMWGRGASPSPQSQKGCDPAYPTVCNPPPPPDLDCKDIPFRGFKVLPPDPHRLDRDGDGVGCEGRWFTSATDSFSRQLRTGMKLTRNPLESH